A single region of the Gilliamella apis genome encodes:
- a CDS encoding ClpXP protease specificity-enhancing factor, whose translation MEIDNMTPRRPYIFRAFYDWILDNELTPYIVVDTSVYGVLVPQEFIKDNQIVLNIAPQSVGQYLANNEQIEFNARFSGVPQHIVVPMAAIEAIYARENGVGMGFEDEPHYKALREGANKPAENIKPKPANPFRVVK comes from the coding sequence ATGGAAATTGATAACATGACTCCTCGTCGCCCTTATATCTTCAGGGCTTTTTATGACTGGATCTTAGATAATGAATTAACTCCGTATATTGTGGTTGATACTTCTGTATATGGTGTATTAGTACCGCAAGAGTTTATAAAAGATAATCAAATAGTACTTAATATTGCCCCGCAATCGGTCGGGCAATATTTAGCTAATAATGAACAAATCGAATTTAATGCTAGGTTTTCTGGTGTTCCTCAACATATTGTTGTACCAATGGCAGCTATTGAAGCTATTTATGCTCGTGAAAATGGTGTTGGTATGGGATTTGAGGATGAGCCACATTATAAAGCTCTTAGAGAAGGAGCGAATAAACCTGCAGAAAATATTAAACCAAAACCAGCTAATCCTTTCCGAGTTGTCAAATAA
- the pmrB gene encoding two-component system sensor histidine kinase PmrB, with translation MIEKSLTKIRHSIRWNLFFTLGAIMLICQIITVFWLWHESKEQIDVLVNLTLSKNKIDEVVEHEELEAIFALFCSAFSMMAVTLFLAYKAIKWITKPLEILEKDLNQRTADNLRPIKPISNMREIKSITLVLNNLFERLNNTLSQERLFTADVAHEMRTPLAGIRLHLELLEAKNKIDCRELIERIDRLVNTVEQLLMLARASQKFTLGQYQKINFYDDIQIPLFDELTELTEQKQQTIEWQITNKITFSGDATLIRLLIRNLVENSYRYSPNKSKITICFYQDIQDIIIAVKDEGCGIDESKTENLTKAFFRMDRKHNGIGLGLSIVNRITKLHHGQFTLRNRQDRQTGTIAEVRLNDSLHQLT, from the coding sequence ATGATTGAAAAATCCTTGACCAAGATACGTCATAGTATTCGCTGGAATCTTTTTTTTACTTTAGGCGCTATTATGTTAATTTGCCAAATTATTACGGTATTTTGGTTATGGCATGAAAGTAAAGAGCAAATTGATGTTCTAGTTAATTTAACATTAAGTAAAAATAAAATTGACGAAGTAGTTGAGCACGAGGAGTTAGAGGCTATTTTTGCTCTGTTCTGTTCTGCCTTTTCTATGATGGCTGTAACTTTATTTTTAGCTTATAAAGCTATTAAATGGATTACTAAACCTTTAGAGATTCTTGAAAAAGATCTAAACCAAAGAACAGCTGATAATCTTAGACCGATAAAACCAATTAGTAATATGCGTGAAATCAAATCGATTACACTGGTATTGAATAATTTGTTTGAGAGACTCAATAATACTCTTTCACAAGAACGTCTTTTTACTGCTGATGTTGCACATGAAATGCGAACACCATTGGCAGGTATTCGTCTGCATTTAGAATTACTTGAAGCGAAAAATAAAATCGATTGTCGTGAACTAATTGAACGTATAGATCGTTTAGTCAATACGGTAGAGCAACTTTTGATGCTCGCTAGGGCTAGTCAAAAATTTACGTTAGGTCAGTATCAAAAAATTAATTTTTATGATGATATTCAAATACCACTTTTTGATGAATTAACCGAACTAACAGAACAAAAACAACAAACGATTGAATGGCAAATTACTAATAAGATTACTTTTAGTGGCGATGCTACTCTGATTCGTTTACTGATTCGCAATCTGGTTGAAAACAGTTATCGATATAGTCCAAATAAAAGTAAAATTACGATATGTTTTTATCAAGACATTCAAGATATTATTATTGCGGTTAAAGATGAGGGCTGTGGTATTGATGAATCAAAGACTGAAAATTTAACGAAAGCCTTTTTCCGAATGGATCGTAAACATAATGGAATAGGGCTTGGCCTAAGTATTGTTAATCGCATCACTAAATTGCATCATGGGCAATTTACATTAAGAAATCGGCAGGACCGTCAAACAGGTACCATTGCCGAAGTTAGACTTAATGATTCACTTCATCAATTAACTTAG
- the sspA gene encoding stringent starvation protein SspA — translation MVVAVNKRSVMTLFCDTTDIYGHQIRFVLAEKGVTAEIEFVTADNLPQELLDLNPYGSIPTLIDRDLTLYEPHIALEYLDERFPHPPLMPVYPIVRANSRLTMYRIKKEWYSAYETILANPDSEAAKQARKNLLDDLVSISIMFKEKDYFMSDDFTLCDCYFAPLLWRLPMIGIELPKVAEKNYLAYMARIFERPAFISSLTEDEKKIRA, via the coding sequence ATGGTTGTTGCTGTTAATAAACGTTCTGTAATGACATTATTTTGTGATACAACAGATATTTATGGCCATCAGATTCGTTTTGTGTTGGCAGAAAAAGGGGTAACAGCTGAAATCGAGTTTGTTACAGCAGATAATCTACCTCAAGAATTATTGGATTTAAATCCCTACGGTTCAATTCCAACACTAATTGATCGTGACCTTACCTTATATGAACCTCATATTGCATTAGAATATTTGGATGAACGTTTTCCTCATCCACCGCTAATGCCTGTTTACCCAATTGTAAGAGCGAATTCTCGATTAACCATGTATCGCATTAAGAAAGAATGGTATAGCGCTTACGAAACAATTTTAGCTAATCCGGATAGTGAAGCAGCTAAACAAGCTCGTAAAAATTTACTTGATGATTTAGTATCAATCTCCATAATGTTTAAAGAAAAAGATTACTTTATGAGTGATGATTTTACATTATGTGATTGTTATTTTGCTCCTTTGCTTTGGCGTTTACCTATGATTGGTATTGAGTTGCCAAAAGTTGCCGAGAAAAATTATCTTGCTTATATGGCTCGAATTTTTGAACGACCAGCTTTTATAAGCTCTTTAACTGAAGATGAAAAGAAAATTAGAGCGTAA
- the rpsI gene encoding 30S ribosomal protein S9, which yields MADNQYYGTGRRKSSAARVFIKPGSGNIVINKRSLEQYFGRDTARMVVMQPLELVEMTDKLDLYITVKGGGISGQAGAIRHGITRALMEYDETLRSSLRQAGFVTRDARQVERKKVGLRKARRRPQFSKR from the coding sequence ATGGCTGATAATCAATATTACGGTACAGGTCGCCGCAAAAGTTCCGCTGCTCGAGTGTTTATCAAACCAGGTAGTGGAAATATCGTTATTAATAAACGTTCATTAGAGCAATATTTCGGTCGTGATACAGCTCGTATGGTTGTTATGCAACCACTTGAGTTAGTTGAAATGACTGACAAACTTGATCTTTACATCACTGTTAAAGGTGGTGGTATTTCAGGTCAAGCTGGTGCGATTCGTCACGGTATTACTCGTGCATTAATGGAATATGATGAAACTTTACGCTCTTCATTACGTCAAGCGGGCTTTGTTACTCGTGATGCACGTCAAGTTGAACGTAAAAAAGTGGGTCTACGCAAAGCTCGTCGTCGTCCACAATTCAGTAAACGTTAA
- the pmrA gene encoding two-component system response regulator PmrA: MKILIVEDDSLLQKGLYDGITSDGYVCEVASNGKQAEEHIEFSQFSLIILDLGLPDCDGLELLTRWRKKQIDIPVLILTARDTIEDRVEGLDLGADDYLIKPFALTELLARVRALIRRNQGTADNIINYGPISIDIKRQTATLNEQEVILTPKEFILLSRLMLKAGEKVHRNLLQNDLYDWQSDPSSNVLEVYIHALRNKLGKHLIKTVRGYGYQLNIDN, encoded by the coding sequence ATGAAAATACTTATAGTCGAAGACGATAGTTTATTACAAAAAGGGTTATACGATGGTATAACATCTGATGGTTATGTTTGTGAAGTGGCATCTAATGGTAAGCAAGCGGAAGAACATATAGAGTTTTCGCAATTCAGTTTAATTATTCTTGATTTGGGATTGCCAGATTGTGATGGTTTAGAATTACTCACTCGTTGGCGTAAAAAACAAATTGATATTCCTGTCCTTATTTTAACTGCCCGCGATACTATTGAAGATAGAGTAGAAGGTTTAGATCTTGGTGCTGATGATTATTTAATTAAGCCTTTTGCTTTAACTGAATTACTAGCAAGAGTGAGGGCATTGATTCGTCGAAATCAAGGAACAGCTGATAATATTATTAATTATGGCCCGATTAGCATTGATATTAAAAGACAAACAGCGACATTAAATGAACAAGAAGTTATATTAACACCTAAAGAGTTTATTTTATTGTCTAGATTAATGTTAAAAGCTGGAGAAAAAGTACATCGTAATTTATTGCAAAATGATTTATATGATTGGCAAAGTGATCCTAGTTCAAATGTGCTTGAAGTTTATATTCATGCGCTACGAAATAAATTAGGTAAACATTTAATCAAAACTGTACGTGGATATGGTTATCAACTCAATATTGATAATTAG
- a CDS encoding ABC transporter substrate-binding protein: MKFLTKSLTAVALISTLLGVNSAYADLLDDIEKRGEIKIAVFDSNPPFGFIDEKTNKITGLDVDYANEIAKGLNVKVELVPTNPANRIPLLTSQKADLIVANFTVTDERAKTVDFSLPYFATGQKFVAKKGLLKTADDLKKLRIGADKGTVMEITLREKFPTAKVISYDDTPFAFAALRNGVVQAITQDDAKLIGLLANVPEEQRAVFEISPFSITEEYQAVGIPKGETRLKEKVNQILLKLENDGEALTIYNRWFGPDTNSAMPRGDFKIGKGQ, translated from the coding sequence ATGAAATTTCTAACTAAATCATTAACAGCTGTAGCTTTGATTAGCACACTATTAGGCGTGAACTCTGCTTATGCAGATCTTTTAGACGATATTGAAAAACGGGGCGAGATCAAAATTGCTGTATTTGATAGCAATCCTCCGTTTGGATTTATTGATGAAAAAACCAATAAAATAACAGGGCTAGATGTTGATTATGCTAATGAAATAGCTAAAGGATTAAATGTAAAAGTGGAACTTGTTCCAACTAATCCAGCTAATCGTATTCCATTACTTACCTCGCAAAAAGCGGATTTGATCGTTGCCAACTTTACGGTTACTGATGAGCGAGCTAAAACAGTTGATTTTAGTTTGCCTTATTTTGCCACAGGTCAGAAGTTTGTGGCTAAAAAAGGATTGTTAAAAACAGCTGATGATCTTAAGAAACTTCGTATAGGGGCTGATAAAGGTACCGTAATGGAAATTACTCTTCGTGAAAAGTTTCCAACAGCTAAAGTGATTTCATACGATGATACTCCTTTTGCTTTTGCAGCATTACGTAATGGAGTGGTACAAGCTATTACTCAAGATGATGCTAAGTTAATTGGTTTACTCGCAAATGTCCCAGAAGAACAACGTGCTGTTTTTGAAATTTCACCATTTAGTATTACTGAAGAATATCAAGCTGTTGGTATTCCAAAAGGTGAAACTCGGTTAAAAGAAAAAGTTAATCAAATATTATTAAAACTTGAAAATGATGGTGAAGCATTGACTATTTATAACCGTTGGTTTGGTCCAGATACAAATTCTGCGATGCCTCGTGGCGATTTCAAAATAGGAAAAGGTCAATAA
- a CDS encoding phosphatase PAP2 family protein gives MLLNINTHLFLLINAQEQASKLFILFAVFCANYLILLPIGLLAICCIYKPLYRTLVIKILISLALVLTVTFIIRHLFYSPRPFVLNVGTNFLTHDKTSSLPSQHAVFIWTICFSIYLNYKKQFKSFAYLSTVVALLVCWSRIYLGVHWPLDILVGMLLSFISVFLIKKFWFLYYKIYK, from the coding sequence ATGTTACTTAATATAAATACTCATCTTTTTTTATTAATCAATGCGCAAGAACAAGCTTCGAAGTTGTTTATACTTTTTGCTGTGTTTTGTGCTAATTACTTAATATTACTGCCTATTGGCTTATTAGCAATATGCTGTATATACAAACCACTATATAGAACATTGGTGATAAAAATTTTAATAAGTTTAGCATTAGTGCTAACTGTTACTTTTATTATAAGGCATCTATTTTATTCGCCACGGCCATTTGTACTTAATGTTGGTACTAATTTTTTAACCCATGATAAAACGAGTTCGTTACCAAGTCAGCATGCTGTTTTTATTTGGACTATCTGCTTTTCTATTTATTTAAATTATAAAAAGCAATTTAAATCGTTTGCATATTTATCTACTGTAGTTGCTTTGCTTGTTTGCTGGAGCCGTATCTACTTAGGGGTTCATTGGCCACTAGATATTTTAGTTGGTATGTTATTAAGTTTTATATCAGTTTTTCTAATTAAAAAATTTTGGTTTCTATATTACAAAATTTATAAATGA
- a CDS encoding YrbL family protein, producing MKNLIQLTEKDYISKGLHRKCYHHPDDPNKCIKVNYNDGAEEETNREIAYYQHLIKRKISWDVLAKYYGPVTTNFGQGHVFELIRDYDGKIATPLEKYLYDEQLTQQYYSALVVSLKALKTALLKDRIITMTIKSKNILFQHLSSEKNRLIIIDNIGNSTFIPIANYVGFFAKAKIERTWQRFLSSLIKENQHNSLITKLIDEVNH from the coding sequence ATGAAAAATTTAATTCAACTTACCGAAAAAGATTATATAAGTAAAGGACTACATAGAAAATGCTATCATCATCCAGATGATCCGAATAAATGTATCAAAGTAAATTATAATGATGGCGCCGAAGAAGAAACAAACCGTGAAATTGCTTATTATCAACATCTTATAAAACGCAAAATATCGTGGGATGTTTTGGCAAAATATTATGGCCCAGTAACAACAAATTTTGGACAAGGACATGTTTTTGAATTAATTCGGGACTATGATGGGAAAATTGCTACACCGTTAGAAAAATATCTCTATGACGAACAATTAACTCAACAATATTATAGTGCGTTAGTTGTATCACTTAAAGCACTAAAAACAGCGTTATTAAAAGATCGAATTATTACCATGACAATCAAAAGTAAAAATATTTTATTTCAGCATTTGTCATCTGAAAAAAATCGCTTAATCATTATTGATAATATAGGTAATTCGACCTTTATTCCGATTGCTAATTATGTCGGATTTTTTGCCAAAGCAAAAATAGAACGCACTTGGCAACGTTTTTTATCATCACTTATTAAAGAAAATCAACATAACAGTTTAATAACTAAGTTAATTGATGAAGTGAATCATTAA
- the rplM gene encoding 50S ribosomal protein L13 produces the protein MSTFSAKPETVKRDWYVVDAADKTLGRLATEIASRLRGKHKAEYTPHVDTGDYIIVINAEKVAVTGKKRTDKIYYRHTGYIGGLKEATFKEMIERHPEQVIEIAVKGMLPKGPLGRAMYRKLKVYAGSEHNHAAQQPQVLDI, from the coding sequence ATGAGTACTTTTTCAGCTAAACCAGAAACAGTTAAACGCGACTGGTATGTTGTTGATGCAGCAGATAAAACGTTAGGTCGTTTAGCTACTGAAATCGCAAGCCGTTTGCGTGGTAAACACAAAGCAGAATATACACCACATGTTGATACAGGTGACTATATTATCGTTATCAATGCAGAAAAAGTTGCTGTAACAGGCAAAAAACGCACTGATAAGATCTATTATCGTCATACTGGTTACATCGGTGGACTTAAAGAAGCGACTTTTAAAGAAATGATTGAACGTCATCCTGAACAAGTCATCGAAATTGCTGTAAAAGGCATGTTACCGAAAGGTCCTCTTGGTCGTGCAATGTACCGTAAACTAAAAGTTTATGCTGGTAGTGAGCACAATCATGCGGCACAACAACCGCAAGTATTAGATATTTAA
- a CDS encoding ABC transporter ATP-binding protein: MKTCNNNPTSRLWQLAFRYKVLIILSCLLSILSVATAFVPFISVYYIVYEIIISLANNTTLNNELIINYGWLAFVSAASSIFLNFVALCLSHIAAFKTLYHLKYNFIRYLSCLPLGFYTNHSSGELRKIVDDDIEKIEIFIAHQLPDMIGSFATPIIIFIILAIFDWRLGLATLVPIILAYIVLKSGYRRKEIKNNMQEFQTRLIDMSNASVEYIRGITVVKAFNQTFFSFKRFYESIKAYQQYCLKFIDCFKYHMALFLLILNNIYLFIIPVMILLLDTTENYANFILSSIFYLIFSLALPAPFFKLLYVSQSFQRAVKSVENMDNVLNIKSLAEPESGLEVDNYDICFNDVTFSYNENKDNDSLESNALNHISFTAKQGTTTALVGLSGSGKSTISLLIPRFFDPEEGTITIGGVDIKQMSSEYLLSLVSFVFQDVFLFKQTILDNIKIGKPDADLDEVIAASKAAQCHDFIEKLPDGYQSVIGSKGLHLSGGEMQRLAIARALLKNSPILILDEATSFADPENEYKIQLALKVLMEGKTVIMIAHRLSTIKDADQIVVLDKGSIVEKGTHQQLIDKQNTYYKMWQYYKQTLDWQIDLPNSAKNCHSDHSCHNDGVAHV, from the coding sequence ATGAAAACGTGTAATAACAATCCTACTTCTCGCCTTTGGCAACTTGCTTTTCGATATAAAGTACTAATAATTTTATCTTGTTTACTTTCAATCTTAAGTGTTGCTACTGCTTTTGTTCCTTTTATTTCAGTATATTACATTGTTTATGAAATAATTATCAGTTTAGCCAACAACACTACATTAAATAATGAACTTATTATCAATTATGGTTGGTTAGCTTTTGTTTCTGCGGCATCTTCAATATTTTTAAATTTTGTTGCACTTTGTCTTTCGCATATTGCTGCATTTAAAACGCTTTATCATTTAAAGTACAATTTTATTAGATATTTATCATGTTTACCTCTCGGATTTTATACTAATCATTCAAGTGGCGAATTACGAAAAATTGTTGATGATGATATTGAAAAAATAGAGATTTTTATTGCACACCAATTGCCTGATATGATTGGTTCATTTGCTACTCCAATTATAATTTTTATTATTTTAGCCATTTTCGATTGGCGTTTAGGCTTGGCAACATTGGTACCAATCATCTTAGCTTATATTGTTTTAAAAAGTGGTTATCGTCGTAAAGAAATTAAAAACAATATGCAAGAATTTCAAACCCGATTAATTGATATGAGTAATGCTTCAGTTGAATATATTCGTGGTATAACAGTGGTTAAAGCTTTTAATCAAACTTTCTTTTCTTTTAAACGCTTTTATGAATCTATCAAAGCTTATCAACAATATTGTCTTAAGTTTATAGATTGTTTTAAATATCATATGGCACTGTTTTTGCTCATATTAAATAATATCTATCTTTTTATTATTCCCGTAATGATTTTATTATTAGATACAACAGAAAATTATGCCAATTTTATTTTGTCATCTATTTTCTATTTAATTTTCTCACTGGCTTTGCCGGCACCTTTTTTCAAACTTTTATATGTATCACAAAGTTTTCAAAGAGCAGTTAAAAGTGTTGAAAATATGGATAATGTTCTCAATATAAAATCATTGGCTGAACCGGAATCAGGCCTAGAAGTTGATAATTATGATATTTGTTTTAATGATGTTACATTCTCTTATAATGAGAATAAAGATAATGATTCTTTAGAAAGTAATGCCCTCAATCATATCTCTTTTACTGCCAAACAGGGAACAACCACCGCATTAGTTGGGCTTTCTGGTAGTGGCAAAAGTACCATTTCACTACTTATTCCGCGCTTTTTTGATCCTGAGGAAGGAACAATAACCATTGGTGGTGTAGATATCAAACAAATGAGTAGTGAATATTTATTGTCATTAGTTAGTTTTGTGTTTCAAGATGTTTTTCTTTTTAAACAAACAATTTTAGATAATATTAAAATAGGCAAACCAGATGCCGATCTAGACGAAGTTATTGCTGCATCTAAAGCCGCTCAGTGTCATGATTTTATTGAAAAATTACCAGATGGCTATCAGTCTGTAATAGGCTCTAAAGGATTGCATCTGTCTGGCGGAGAAATGCAACGATTAGCAATTGCTCGAGCATTACTAAAAAACTCACCTATACTGATTCTTGATGAAGCTACATCTTTTGCTGATCCTGAAAATGAATACAAAATTCAACTTGCCTTAAAAGTATTAATGGAAGGTAAAACCGTTATTATGATTGCCCATCGTCTATCAACAATAAAAGATGCCGATCAAATTGTGGTATTAGATAAAGGAAGTATTGTTGAAAAAGGAACCCACCAGCAACTTATTGATAAACAAAATACCTATTACAAAATGTGGCAATATTACAAGCAAACATTAGATTGGCAAATAGATCTGCCAAATTCAGCTAAAAATTGTCATTCAGATCACTCTTGTCATAATGATGGGGTAGCACATGTTTAA
- a CDS encoding amino acid ABC transporter permease has product MDFKGFEIIWHNLDYLIFGNFPGGIVLTLLMSFAAIVFSTILGVFAGVGLTVCDGFLRKLLVIVLGFLRAIPVIMLIFWTYFLLPVLLNIDVPAITTVIFALSLIGGAYIGHSVHAGMVAIGKEQWQAAFSLGFTKSQVIIFIILPQALKMMLPSFVNQWVSLIKDTSLAYIVGVAEFTFIATQINNRSMVYPTEIFLFVIVVYFIICATLDFTVSVLPKYHLFSRKK; this is encoded by the coding sequence ATGGATTTTAAGGGTTTTGAAATTATTTGGCATAATCTCGATTATCTTATTTTTGGAAATTTCCCTGGTGGCATAGTATTAACATTGTTAATGAGTTTTGCTGCTATTGTTTTTTCGACCATTTTGGGTGTTTTCGCGGGTGTCGGTTTAACGGTTTGTGACGGATTTTTACGTAAACTTTTAGTTATTGTATTAGGTTTTTTAAGAGCGATTCCCGTTATTATGCTCATATTTTGGACTTATTTTTTATTGCCAGTTTTATTAAATATTGATGTGCCAGCTATCACTACTGTGATTTTTGCTTTATCATTAATTGGTGGTGCATACATTGGTCATTCTGTTCATGCAGGAATGGTAGCTATTGGCAAAGAACAATGGCAAGCAGCTTTTTCATTGGGTTTTACAAAAAGCCAAGTCATTATTTTTATTATCTTGCCACAAGCATTAAAAATGATGTTACCTTCCTTTGTTAATCAGTGGGTATCATTAATTAAAGATACCTCTCTAGCTTATATCGTTGGTGTTGCAGAGTTTACCTTTATTGCTACCCAAATTAATAATCGCAGTATGGTTTATCCTACAGAGATTTTTTTATTTGTTATTGTGGTTTATTTTATTATTTGTGCCACACTTGATTTTACAGTATCAGTATTACCTAAATATCATTTATTTTCTCGCAAAAAATAG
- a CDS encoding amino acid ABC transporter permease: protein MYEQLLEPRYLWWLWDGFLVTMAISFLTIIFSTTLGFLLVIAQQSHIKIIKGVVIGYNAIFRYSPLLPQLFFWYFGIGNLLPIEFKLWLFDEPEIQLFLFTLKMPSFEFIIGLIGLTCYSSAFIAEEFRAGIMGVSSGQEQASLALGLTRWQSMRFIILPQSFRIAFPPLIGQYMNIIKNSSLTMAIGVLELSYVSRQVETESLKTFQDFAVATFLYIFAIVIVGTLGNIYQSKYLQIGKV from the coding sequence ATGTATGAGCAATTACTAGAGCCTCGTTATTTATGGTGGTTATGGGATGGTTTTTTAGTCACTATGGCTATCTCTTTTTTAACAATTATATTTTCTACTACATTAGGGTTTTTGTTAGTTATTGCTCAGCAAAGTCATATTAAAATTATCAAAGGCGTTGTTATTGGATATAACGCCATTTTTCGTTATTCGCCATTATTACCACAACTTTTTTTCTGGTATTTTGGTATCGGTAATTTGTTACCGATTGAGTTTAAATTATGGTTATTTGATGAACCAGAAATTCAACTGTTTTTGTTCACTCTAAAAATGCCATCTTTTGAATTTATTATTGGTTTAATTGGTTTAACATGTTATTCCAGTGCTTTTATTGCTGAAGAATTCCGGGCTGGAATTATGGGGGTGAGTAGTGGACAAGAACAAGCCTCATTAGCGTTAGGTCTCACTCGTTGGCAGAGTATGCGATTTATTATTTTACCGCAAAGTTTTCGTATCGCTTTTCCTCCTTTGATCGGTCAATATATGAATATTATCAAAAACTCATCACTAACCATGGCAATAGGTGTGTTAGAACTATCTTATGTTTCCCGTCAAGTAGAAACCGAATCGTTAAAAACATTTCAGGATTTTGCAGTAGCAACTTTTTTATATATTTTCGCTATTGTTATTGTGGGTACCCTAGGCAATATTTATCAATCAAAATATTTACAAATTGGAAAGGTCTAA